A single window of Watersipora subatra chromosome 9, tzWatSuba1.1, whole genome shotgun sequence DNA harbors:
- the LOC137403724 gene encoding uncharacterized abhydrolase domain-containing protein DDB_G0269086-like, translated as MLPLPALVLILVALGRDGNLPNVEKQFRHVVEVSHSDMDYCDTTLCDSLPLKIQKDLKLAEEQAKKERLEKEKVEKERVKREKAEKERVEREKAEKERVEREKAEKERVEREKAEKERVEREKAEKERVEREKAEKERVEREKAEKERVERERAEKEKVEREKAEKERVEREQAEKERVEREKAEKERVERERAEKERVEREKAEKERIEREKAEKERVEREKAEKERIDRELAEKERLAKEKLAKEKAAKDEAAKEKAEKAKAEKERLAQEIAEKEKKEKLEQRADADKTVETD; from the exons ATGCTACCCCTTCCAGCATTGGTTTTGATTCTGGTCGCTTTAGGAAGAGATGGAAACCTGCCTAATGTGGAAAAACAGTTTCGGCATG TGGTTGAGGTGAGCCATTCAGACATGGACTACTGTGATACTACTCTATGTGACTCTTTACCACTGAAG ATACAGAAAGACTTAAAGCTAGCTGAAGAGCAAGCTAAAAAGGAAAGGTTggaaaaagaaaaagtagaaaaaGAAAGGGTGAAAAGAGAAAAGGCAGAAAAAGAAAGGGTGGAAAGAGAAAAGGCAGAAAAAGAAAGGGTGGAAAGAGAAAAGGCAGAAAAAGAAAGGGTGGAAAGAGAAAAAGCAGAGAAAGAAAGGGTGGAAAGAGAAAAAGCAGAGAAAGAAAGGGTGGAAAGAGAAAAAGCAGAGAAAGAAAGGGTGGAAAGAGAAAAGGCAGAAAAAGAGAGGGTAGAAAGAGAGAGGgcagaaaaagaaaaggtggaAAGAGAAAAAGCAGAGAAAGAAAGGGTGGAAAGAGAACAAGCAGAGAAAGAAAGGGTGGAAAGAGAAAAAGCAGAGAAGGAGAGGGTAGAAAGAGAGAGGGcagaaaaagaaagggtagaaAGAGAAAAAGCAGAGAAAGAAAGGATAGAGAGAGAAAAAGCTGAAAAAGAAAGGGTGGAAAGAGAAAAGGCAGAAAAAGAACGAATTGATCGCGAGCTGGCAGAAAAGGAAAGATTAGCAAAAGAAAAACTTGCAAAAGAAAAAGCTGCCAAAGATGAGGCAGCTAAGGAGAAGGCTGAAAAGGCCAAAGCTGAAAAAGAACGATTAGCTCAAGAAATtgcagaaaaagagaaaaaagaaaagttaGAACAGCGAGCAGATGCAGACAAAACAGTAGAAACCGATTAA